Part of the Amycolatopsis sp. 195334CR genome is shown below.
CACCGGCCTGCTCGGCGGCCCATGCTGGCTGGAATCCGGGACCGGGGAACGCATCCGGCTCCCCGCCGAACGCTGGAGCGACGAACCCGGCGCGGGCGACGAGCTGCTGCTCGGCCGCTGCACCGGCCCGACGGTCGACCTCGGCTGCGGCCCCGGTCGGCTCACCGCCGCGCTGACCGCCCGCGGGATCACCGCGCTCGGCGTCGACCATTCGGCCGTGGCCATCCGCCTGACCAGGGCACGCGGCGCGGTCGCACTGCACCGCGACGTGTTCCGCCCGCTGCCCGGCGAAGGGCGCTGGCGGCACGTCCTGCTCGCCGACGGCAATCTCGGCATCGGCGGTGACCCGGTGGCCCTGCTCGACCGCGTCCACCGCCTGCTCGGTGCGGACGGCACGGCGCTGGTGGAGCTCGATCCACCCGGTCAGGGCCTGCGGCGGAGCGAGGTCCGCATCGACGCCGGTTCCTGGTTCCCGTGGGCGTGGGTCGGCGCGGACGCGCTCGGCGACCTCGCCGCCCGCACCGGCTTCCGTCCGGAATGGACGGCCCTCAGCGGTCACCGCTGGTTCGCCGAGCTGAGGCGACGGTGAACCGCTTCCGCGCCGCCGCGCACTCCCCGGCAGTGACCTCGCGGATCGGCATCGCGCTCGGCGTCGCCTTCCTGCTGTGCTTCCTCACCGGCCTGCTCAGCCACCTCATCCAGCACCCGCCGGGCTGGTTCGGCTGGCCGAGCCGCCCGGTCCAGCTGTACCGGATCACGCAGGGCGTGCACGTCATCTCCGGGATCGCGTCGATCCCGCTGCTGCTGGCGAAGCTGTGGACGGTCTACCCGAAGCTGTTCGAGAAGCCGGCGATCCGATCGATTCCGCACGCGCTGGAACGGCTGTCGATCCTGGTGCTCTCCGGGGCGGCGTTCTTCGAAGTGACCACGGGCCTGCTGAACGTGGCGCAGAACTACCCGTGGAACTTCTACTTCCCGTCGCTGCACTACGCCGTCGCGTGGATCGCGATCGGTTCGGTGGTGGTGCACGTGGCGGTCAAACTGCCGATCATCCGCGGGCCGAAGGAGCCGGAGGAACCAGCACCGGGGCTCTCCCGGCGGGGCTTCCTGCGGTCCACCTGGCTGGTCACCGGCGTCGCCGTGGTCGCCACCGCGGGCGCGACGGTTCCCCTGCTGCGCAACGTTTCCGGGCTGTCGTGGCGTTCCGGCCGGGACCTGCCGGTGAACCGGACCGCGGCCGCGGCGGGCGTGCTCTCCACCGCACAGGACCCGAACTGGCGACTGGAAATCGCCACCGCCACCGGGACGAAGTCCCTCTCCCGCGCCGAACTCGCCGCCCTTCCGCAGACCACCGCGGAACTTCCGATCGCCTGCGTCGAGGGCTGGAGCCAGTCGGCCGTGTGGAGCGGGGTCGCCTTCCCCGACCTCCTGCGGGCAGCCGGCGCCGAGCCGGGCGCCGACGTGCGCGTGCTTTCCCTGGAACGCAACGGTTTGTACGCGACGAGTGAATTACCGGGAACGCACACCGCCGACCCGTTGACCCTGCTCGCGCTCACCCTGAACGGCGAGGTGCTGCCGCCCGACCACGGTTACCCGTGCCGCGTGATCGCGCCGAACCGGCCGGGCGTGCTGCAGACGAAGTGGGTCCGCCGACTGGAGGTCCGATGAGGTACCTGCTCGCCCTGCCAGGCATCGCCGCGCTGGTCTACGGCGGATACCTGCTGGTGCCGCTGGCCGACTTCTCGGTCGGGCTCTGGCTGGTCGCCGGACCGCTGGTGCACGATCTGCTGCTCGCGCCGGTGGTCGCGCTGATCGGCTGGGCCCTCACGCGCCTGCCGCACGCGAAGCCGTTGCTGGTCGGCGGCGCGCTCACCGGGGTGCTGTGCCTGCTGGCCGTTCCGCTGCTGTGGCGCACCTACGGCACGCCGCCGAGCCCCGGCCTGCACGACGGCAACACCTGGCTGGGCCTCGGCCTCACGCTCGCCGCGGTGTGGCTCGGCGTCGGCTTGTACCTCGTCGTGCGCATATTGAACCGCGGGGATCAGGAGGGGGCTTCCTGATCACCCGCGGTTCATCTCCACCGGTCCCTGCGAGGCCGGGAGTTGGTCTCGGTCGCCGCTGCGACCGAGCGTTTTGGTGGTTGCCACCGGGTGTCCTTCGCGGATATCGGCGGATCCAGGTTTTCGCTGGGCGTGCCGCGCCGAGGCCCTCGTACCGGAGTCGTACTCGGGCCTTGGCGCGGTGCGTCCAGCGGGAAGCTGGGCCGTCGAGATCCGTGGAAGACGCCCGGTGGTGACCACTTAGTTGGTCGGAACGGGCTGGCCGCCGAGGGTCACGTCGATGACGTTGTTCCCGGCCAGGGTCAGCTTGACCTGGTCGCCGGGCGCCTTCGTGCGGATCGCCGCGACGAGGGCGTCCGAGCTGTCCACCACCCGCTCGTCGATCTTGGTGACCACGTCGCCCGCCTTCAGCCCGGCCTGCTCGGCGGGGCTGCCCGGGGTGATCTCGCGGATCGCCGCGCCGCCCTCCGGCGCGTCGGTCACCGTGGCGCCGACGAAGGTCTGGGTGGCCTTGCCGGTCTTGATGATCTCGTCCGCGGTCCGGCGGGCCTGGTCGATCGGGATGGCGAAGCCGATGCCGACGTTGCCTCCCTGCGACTGGCCGCTGCTCGGCGGGCTGTAGATGGCCGAGTTGATGCCGATGATCTGCCCGGACATGTTCGCCAGCGGACCACCCGAGTTGCCCGGGTTGATCGCCGCGTCGGTCTGCACCGCGTCCATCACGGTGGCCTGGCTGCCCTGGTCACCGCCCGCCCGCACCGGCCGGTGCAGTGCGCTGACGATGCCCGAGGTGACCGTGCCGGACAGCTCGAACGGCGAGCCGATGGCGACCGTGCCCTGGCCGACCTTCAGGTCGTCGGAACGGCCCAGTTCGACCGGGGTCAGCCCGCTGACGCCCTCGGCCTTCACCACGGCGACGTCGGAACTGGGGTCGCGGCCGACCACGGTCGCCGCGGCCTTGCGCCCGTCCTGGAACACCGCCTGGATCTGCCCGCCACCGTTCGCGGCGTTCTCCACCACGTGGTTGTTGGTCAGGATGTAGCCGTTGCCGTCGATGACGAAGCCCGAGCCGCCGTTGGCCTGGCCGCCCCGGCCGACCACCTGCAGCTGGACCACGCTCGGCGAGACCTTCTGCGCCACCGCTTCCACCGAGCCCGCCGGCGCGTTGCCGGTCTGCTTGGCCGGTTGCGGGGCTTCGAGCGAACTGGCTGACGAGGTCGTGCCGTCCGAGGCCAGGTAACCGCCGACCGCACCCGCGCCACCGCCGACGAGCAGGGCCAGCACGGCCACCCCGGCGACGAGCTTGCCCGCGCCCTGGCCGCGCTGCTGTTGCTGCTGCTGCGGCGGGTAAACGGCGGTGCCACCGGGCTGGTACTGCTGGTAGTACGGCTGGCCGGGGCTCGCGTACGGGTTGTGCTGCTGCGGTTGTTCCGCGTACTGCTGGGTCTGCTCCGAGTGCGCGCTCTGCGCCGACCACGGGTTCGGCGCGGCGTACTCGTTCCCAGCGGAGTGATCCGGCTTGTCCTGAGCTTCCGGCCCCTGGCCGTGCGGGTCGTTCTCGGTCATGTCTCCACCATGCGCTCCGGTCCTGAGAGGCACCTGAGCCGAACCTGTGGGTTGGACCAGAACGACTCAGTGCGCGGCGCGCAGCCTCTCCGCTATCTGCTCCGGGGTGGTGTCGTTGACCCAGACGGCCATCCCGGACTCCGAACCGGCAAGGTACTTCAACTTGTCCTTGCTCCGCAGCACGGAGAACAGCTCGAGGTGCAGCCACCAGTCCTCGCGACCCGCGCCGACCGGGGCCTGGTGCCAGCCGGCCACGTACGGCAGCGGGCGATTGTAAAGCGCGTCACACCGGCCGAGGACTTCCAAGTAGACGGACGCGAAGTCGTCGCGTTCGGCGTCGGTGAGCGCCGGGATGTCGGGCACCTGCCGGTGCGGCACCACCTGGACCTGCACCGGCCAGCGCGCGGCGGGCGGCACGAACGCGGTCCAGTGCTCACCGCGCGCGATCACGCGCTCCCCCGACGCGCGTTCGGCGGCGAGCGCGTCACCGAGCACGTGGCTGCCGTGCTCGGCCTGGTAGGCGCGCGCGACTTCCAGCATGCGGGCGGTCTTCGGGGTGACGAACGGGTAGGCGTAGATCTGCCCGTGCGGGTGGTGCAGGGTGACGCCGATCTCCTCACCCCGGTTCTCGAACGGGAAAACCTGCCGCACACCGTCCAAAGCGGACAGCTCGGCGGTGCGGTCGGCCCACGCCTCGACCACGGTGCGCACCTGGCGACGGCTCAGCTGGCCGAACGAACGGTCGTGGTCGCTGGTGAAGCAGACCACCTCGCAGCGGCCGCGGCCCGGCGCCAGCGGCACCATCGGCAGGCCGTCCACAGTGGACTCGGAGCCGGAGACGCCCTGGGCGAAGGATGGGAAGCGGTTCTCGAAGACCGCCACCTCGTAGTCCGATTCCGGGATCTCGCTGGGCTTCCCCGGTTTGGTCGGGCAGAGCGGGCAGAGGTCGGCAGGCGGTTTGTAGGTGCGGGTCTGGCGGTGCGCCGCCATCGCCACCCACTCGCCGGTCAGCGGGTCGAGCCGGATCTCCGAGGCCGCCGCCACCGGCGGCAGGTCCCTGGTGTCCACCGCGGTGCGCGGCGGGGCGTGCTCGTCGGCGTCGAAGTAGATGATCTCCCGGCCGTCCGCGAGCTTGTGCGACGTGCGCTTCACTCGTCGTCCCCGGGCACATTCGCGATGATCAACTCTCCAGCTTTCTCACGGAGGATTTCGATGGCGCGTTCGGACAGCCCGTCGTCGCTGACCACGACGTCGGCCTCGTCCAGGTCGGCGATGGTGGAGATGCCGACGATCTCCCACTTGGTGTGGTCGGCGAGCACCACCAGGCGGCGGCCTGCCTCGACCAGCGCCCGGTCGGTCTCGCTCTCGGTCAGGTTCGGCGTGGTGAAGCCCGGCCCGTCGGCCATGCCGTGCACACCGAGGAAGACCACGTCGAGGTGCAGGGAGCGCAGGCTGTTCACCGCGACCGGGCCGACCAGCGCGTCGGACGGGGTCCGCACCCCGCCGGTCAGCACCACCGTGCGGTCGGGCTGGCTGGACCCGCGCAGCACGTCGGCGACCTGGATCGAGTTCGTCACGATGGTCAGGCCGGGCACCGCGTCCAGCGCCCTGGCCAGGGTCCAGGTGGTGGTGCCCGCCGAGATGCCGATCGCCGTACCCGGTTTGACCAGGCCGGCGGCGAGCGCGGCGATGGCCTCCTTCTGCGCGCGCTGGCGCACGGACTTCGCCTCGAAGCCCGGCTCGTCGGTGCTCTTGCCGACCACCGAGGTCGCGCCGCCGTAGACCTTCTCCACCAGCCCGCGGCTGGCGAGCACGTCGAGATCGCGGCGCACCGTCATGTCGGATACGCCCAGCCTGCCGACGAGGTCGCTGACCCGGACCGCACCGGTCCGCCGCGCCTCTTCGAGGATCACCGCCTGTCGCTGCCGCGCCAGCACTTTGTCGACTCCATCCCGCACCCCATCAACTACACAAAATCCTACACGATCAAACACCGATCGCGATCGTCAGGATTTTGTCAGCCGGGCACCCCGGGGAGCCGGATGGTCAGCAGCGCGCCACCGCCGGGCGCCTGCCCCGCGTACACCGTGCCGCCGTGCCGTTCCGCAGCCTGCTTGACGATGGCCAGGCCGAGGCCGGAGCCGGGCAGGGTGCGGGCCTCGGAGGAACGATAGAACCGATCGAACACCTTCGGCAGGTCTTCCTCGGCGATGCCGGGGCCGGAGTCGGCGACCTCGACCACCGCCGTGCCGTCGCCGAGCGGGTACAGCCGCAGCCGCACGTGCCCGTCCGACGGCGAGAACTTCACCGCGTTGTCCAGCAGGTTCAGCACCGCGCGTTCGAGCGCGCTGGAGTCGCCGCTGAGCACCCACGGCCGCAGGTCCACGTCGAATTCGATCTCACCGGCGCGGCGCCGGGCCCGGTCCAGCGCGCGCTCGACCACCTCGACCAGCTCCACCCGCTCGAACTGCGCGCGCGGCTCGTCGGCGCGGGCCAGCTCGACCAGGTCGCCGATCAGCTGGGTCAGCTCGTCGAGCTGGCCGCCGATGTCGGCCTCGATGTCCGCCCGGTCGGTGTCGGACAGCTTGGGCGCGCCCGCGCGGTTCGCCGCGAGCAGGAGTTCGAGGTTCGTGCGCAACGAGGTCAGCGGGGTGCGGAGCTCGTGCCCGGCGTCCGCGACCAGCTGGCGCTGTCTCTCCTGCGAGTCGGCGACCGTGCCGAGCATGGTGTTGAAGCTGTGCGTCAGCCTGGCCAGCTCGTCGTCGCCGCTGACCGGGATGGGCGTGAGGTCGCCCGTCTTCGCCACCCGCTCGGTCGCCTGGGTGAGCCGTTCGACCGGCCGGAGCCCACCGCGGGCGACCACGGTGCCCGCCAGCGCGGCGACGATGATGCCGGCGCCGCCGATCAGCAGGAGCACCACGGACAGCTCGTTCAGCGTGCGCTTGGTGCCCTCGAGCGGCTGGGCGATGATCAACGCGAGCGGGGTGCCGCCGGTGACCTCGTACGGCACGGCGAGCACGCGCGAGTCGGTCTTGCCGTCGGTGCGGATCGACGGGCCGCCGGTCCTGGCCGCGACCTGCCGCTCCGGCTGGCCGATCGGCGGGCGGCCGGTGACCTGGTCGCGCAGCGCGCTCTCGCCGTTCGGGTAGATCACGTCGAACTGCACGTCGGCCAGCTTGAAGATGTAGCTGGGGATCTCGGCGCCGCCGGTGCGCACCACGTCGGGGTCGTTGAGCACGGTGCTGGCGCGCGAGTTCAGGCTCTCGTCGATCTGGCTGTACAGGTTGTCGCGCACGGTGAAGTAGGCCCCGAACGAGGCCAGCGCGACCGCGCCGGCGACGCAGACCGCGGCGAGCATGGTGACCCGGAAGCCGAGCGACATCCGGCGGCGGCTCGATTCCGGCGTGGGGTCCTCCCCGACCACCACCGTCTGGACGCCTGCGCTCACGGCGGGGTCTCGCGGAGCACGTAGCCAACACCGCGGACGGTGTGGATGAGCCGGGGTTCACCGCCGGCCTCGGTCTTGCGCCGCAGGTAGCCGACGTAGACCTCGAGCGCGTTGCCCGAGGTCGGGAAGTCGTAGCCCCAGACCTCCTCGAGGATGCGGCCGCGGGTGAGCACGTGCTTCGGGTAGGAGAGGAACAGCTCCATCAGCGCGAACTCGGTGCGGGTCAGGCTGATCTCGCGGTCGCCGCGGCGGACCTCGCGGGTGCCGGGGTCGAGGGTGAGGTCGGCGAAGGAGAGCGTCTCGACCTGCTGGCCGGGCTGGGCGTCCGGGCTCGCGCGGCGGAGCAGGGCGCGCAGGCGGGCGAGCAGCTCCTCCAGCGCGAACGGCTTGGGCAGGTAGTCGTCGGCGCCGGCGTCCAGCCCGGACACCCGGTCGGACACGGTGTCGCGGGCGGTGAGCACGAGGATCGGCAGGTCGTCGCCGGTGGAGCGGAGGCGGCGGGCCACCTCCAGGCCGTCGAGGCGGGGCATCATCACGTCGAGCACCATCGCGTCGGGCCGGTTGGCGATGATCGACTCGAGGGCCATCGCGCCGTCGCTGGCCAGTTCGACCTGGTAGCCGTTGAACTCCAGGGAGCGGCGAAGCGACTCGCGGACCGCCCGGTCGTCGTCGACAACGAGAATGCGCATGGGCACAGTCTTACCCGCCGGTCTGAGACAGTCCTAAGAGCACGCGCAGAATCAGGTGAATGTACTCGGTGGGGTGCCCTTCGCGACCGGGGCGTTCCAGCGCCGCCACAGCGCCAGCACGCGGATCGCGACGGTGGTCACCGCGGCGACCGTGGTGACCAGGCCCGGCGGGAGCCGCAGCAGGTGACCGACGCCGACGAGCACGCACCCGGCCAGCGCGGCCACGGCGTAGATCTCCTTGCGCAGCACGAGCGGGATTTCGCGGAGCAGGAGATCACGCACCGCACCGCCACCGATACCGGTGGTCATGCCAATGAGGCAGGCGGTGTAGACCGGTGCCCCGGCGTGCAGCGCGATCGAGGTGCCCGCGGTGGCGAACACGCCGAGGCCGATCGCGTCGGCCAGCAGCACGGCCCGCCGCAGCCGCGCCACCTGCGGGTGGAACAGGAAGACCAGTAGCGCGGTCGCGGCGGAAACGGCCAGGTAGGGCCAGGTGCGCAGGGTGGTCGGCGGGGTGATGCCGAGCAGCACGTCGCGGATGATCCCGCCGCCGAGCGCGGTGGTCAGGCCCACCACGACCACGCCGAAGAGGTCGAGCCGGGCCTGCACCGCGGCCAGCGCACCGGAGCCGGCGAAGGCGACCAGCCCGATCATCTCCAGCGCGGTGAGCACGGGGTCAGTCGATCAGGCCGCCGCGGTAGGCGAGCAGCGCCGCCTGCACCCGGTTGGCCGCGCCGATCTTGGAGAGGACGGCGCTGACGTAGCCCTTGACGGTGGCCTCGGACAGGTGCAGCCTGCCACCGATCTCGGCGTTGGAGAGGCCCTGGCCGATCAGGCCGACGACCTCGCGCTCGCGTTCGGACAGCGAGGCCAGCAGCTTGCGCGCGGGCTGGGCGGCGCGTTGCTCGTCGCGGTGCGCGTTGACCATCCGGGCGGCGACCCCGGGGTCGAGGACGGCGCCGCCGCGCGCGAGGTCGCGAATGGCCCTGAGCAGGGCGGCGGGGTCGATGTCCTTGAGCAGGAAGCCGTTGGCCCCGAGCCGCAGGGCGAGGCTGACGTACTCGTCGATGTCGAAGGTGGTCAGCATGGCCACCGTGGGCGGTTCGGGGAAGGCCTGGATGGCCCGGAGCGCCCGGATACCGTCGTCGGCGGCGCGCATCTTGATGTCGAGCAGCACCACGTCCGGGTGAAACCGGCGCGCGGTCTCGACGGCTGATCTGCCGTCGCTGGCCTCGCCGACGATCTCGATGTCCGGTGCTCCGGACAGCATCGCGCGCAGGCCCGAGCGGACCAGTTCCTCGTCGTCGGCAAACATCACCTTGATCAACGGACGCCTCCGGCTGCCGGGGGACGCGGGGTCCCCGCTTCCCATCGCCGAAGGTTACCTAGGGGTAGCGTCGGTTTCGAAGCGAGCCACACCCGCCTGGTGACCACCGGCAATACGGTGACGGTGGTGGGGCGGTTCTATGACGCGTCGTGATCAATCCCTGATCTTTCCCCTGGCCTGCGGTCGCGGGGCCGGGCCCGGTAGGCTGGGAGCGCACGTCCCCGCCCTCGTAGCTCAGGGGATAGAGCACCGCTCTCCTAAAGCGGGTGTCGCAGGTTCGAATCCTGCCGGGGGCACTCCAGGCGCACTCTCGCTCCCCCGAACGGGCGCAATCCATCCACAGTGGAGTCAGCGGCCGCAGCTGGTCGCGCGGGTCAAGAGGGTGACCAGTTGCGTGGGCGACCTGGCCTAGACCACCCACGGCCAGCGTGGTCACTCGTCGTGGTCGTCCTCGGCTTTGCTGTCCCAGTGCCTGCCCCGTGACCGCAGGGATTCGGCGTGGTCGCGGAGGACCTGAGCGGTGTGCGGCCAGTCGTTCTCCACCGCATCCGCCCAGGTCAAGTAGTTCGCCGCGGTCTGTCGTTCCTGCTGCCCGCCGTCGTAGACGCCCCGGGTCGAGAAGCCGACGTTGTTGGCGAGGCCGATGCCGAATCCAACGCGCAGTTCATCGGCGTCTTCGAGCTCGAGAACCTCCCGAACCGCCTCAGCGGGCCAGGCCCCGTCTTCTCCTGCCGGTCCGTCCGACAGCAGCGTGCCGATGGACCGGTCACCACTGCGCCGCATCCCGACCTCGTCCAGCAACAGACGAGCCTGCTCCACCCAGCTCCGCAAACCTTCGCGATCCACCTGGTCCCCCGACCGCCCGGGTATGCAGCGCAGGCGTTCCCCGGTCATGAAGAACTGTATGGCTTCGGGGTTCAGTTTTTCGTCCGGCAGGAAGCGGTACCGGTGCAACTCGACGAAGTTCGCCGGGTCGGCGGCGATCAACTCCAGCAAAGCGCGAGGTCGCCGGTCGTGGAAGATCCTGGCGAAGGCGATTTCCCACGACGCCACGCCACGCAGGCTCTGCCCCGCATGGCACAGGTACGTCAGCAGGCGGCCGATCGAATACACGAGGTGCTGGCTGATCTGCCGCGGTGAACTCCGGAGGCGGTGGAAAGCCGCCTCGACGAGTTCGATCGACGGCCGCCAGCCGACGTCGTTCCCGTGCAGTGAGAGGGACAACGCGTCGATGACGGCTTCGGGTCGGTCCTGACCGAGTACCTCCGCCAGGTACTCCTCGGCGCGTTCCGCGGGGAACGGAAAAGCTGGGGTCAGCTGCCAGAAGCGCTCGGACACCTCCGGCGTTGCCACATCGAGCCATTCGAACACCCAGTCCACGGGCAGCGCGAGGAGGAACGCCGTCCGTGCCGCTGGATCCTCCGGCAGGGCCGCCACCGCGCCGGCAACCCAGCCACGTCCGCCTTCACGGGAACGCCAACGGATCCAGCCAGCCGCGATGGGCTCACCGAGCAAGGTGAACACCTCGTCCCGCACGGTGTCCCCGGCAACCTGCGCCAGCGTCCAGCCGACACAGTCTCCTCGGTCACTGACCTCCGCGAGGCGCGCCAAGCCGTCGACGCCGTGACGGGGCAACTCGGCAGCCACGATTTCTTGCCGCAACGCTTCGATCGCTGGCTGGTGTGCTTGCAGGTCCGTGAAGTCGACGCCGGGCAGGTCCGGGTGCCAGCCGAACGCCCAAGCGTGCCTCGTGGGGTCGAGCGTCGGCTCGATCCGGTCGAGAACGGCCGACAAGCGCTCCACCTGCTCCTGCGTCAGGTGTCGCAGCTTGTCCCCCACCCCCTGTTCCCGGTTCAGCAACTTCTTGCCCTGTTCCCAAAGTTCCCGGGTTTCGGTCCACTCGGTGGTCTCGAAGGCGTCGAGGAAGCGATCCAGGACCTGCGGACCGACCGAGGTCAACCGGGGCAGGAAGCCGGTCCAGCGACTGGGTTCGGCGGCCAGGTCGGCCAGCACGGCTTGGAGAACCTCCTCCCCGTAGGCCTCCGTGGTGTCCACCTGCGGCGCTTCCTGCTCGCTCCAGTCGTGTCGTACCCGGGGCCGTTCGGGGAACATCAGAAGCATGT
Proteins encoded:
- a CDS encoding methyltransferase domain-containing protein, which codes for MTAFDTGLLGGPCWLESGTGERIRLPAERWSDEPGAGDELLLGRCTGPTVDLGCGPGRLTAALTARGITALGVDHSAVAIRLTRARGAVALHRDVFRPLPGEGRWRHVLLADGNLGIGGDPVALLDRVHRLLGADGTALVELDPPGQGLRRSEVRIDAGSWFPWAWVGADALGDLAARTGFRPEWTALSGHRWFAELRRR
- a CDS encoding molybdopterin-dependent oxidoreductase: MDGPQRSPLVRRAEATVNRFRAAAHSPAVTSRIGIALGVAFLLCFLTGLLSHLIQHPPGWFGWPSRPVQLYRITQGVHVISGIASIPLLLAKLWTVYPKLFEKPAIRSIPHALERLSILVLSGAAFFEVTTGLLNVAQNYPWNFYFPSLHYAVAWIAIGSVVVHVAVKLPIIRGPKEPEEPAPGLSRRGFLRSTWLVTGVAVVATAGATVPLLRNVSGLSWRSGRDLPVNRTAAAAGVLSTAQDPNWRLEIATATGTKSLSRAELAALPQTTAELPIACVEGWSQSAVWSGVAFPDLLRAAGAEPGADVRVLSLERNGLYATSELPGTHTADPLTLLALTLNGEVLPPDHGYPCRVIAPNRPGVLQTKWVRRLEVR
- a CDS encoding S1C family serine protease — protein: MTENDPHGQGPEAQDKPDHSAGNEYAAPNPWSAQSAHSEQTQQYAEQPQQHNPYASPGQPYYQQYQPGGTAVYPPQQQQQQRGQGAGKLVAGVAVLALLVGGGAGAVGGYLASDGTTSSASSLEAPQPAKQTGNAPAGSVEAVAQKVSPSVVQLQVVGRGGQANGGSGFVIDGNGYILTNNHVVENAANGGGQIQAVFQDGRKAAATVVGRDPSSDVAVVKAEGVSGLTPVELGRSDDLKVGQGTVAIGSPFELSGTVTSGIVSALHRPVRAGGDQGSQATVMDAVQTDAAINPGNSGGPLANMSGQIIGINSAIYSPPSSGQSQGGNVGIGFAIPIDQARRTADEIIKTGKATQTFVGATVTDAPEGGAAIREITPGSPAEQAGLKAGDVVTKIDERVVDSSDALVAAIRTKAPGDQVKLTLAGNNVIDVTLGGQPVPTN
- the galT gene encoding galactose-1-phosphate uridylyltransferase; its protein translation is MKRTSHKLADGREIIYFDADEHAPPRTAVDTRDLPPVAAASEIRLDPLTGEWVAMAAHRQTRTYKPPADLCPLCPTKPGKPSEIPESDYEVAVFENRFPSFAQGVSGSESTVDGLPMVPLAPGRGRCEVVCFTSDHDRSFGQLSRRQVRTVVEAWADRTAELSALDGVRQVFPFENRGEEIGVTLHHPHGQIYAYPFVTPKTARMLEVARAYQAEHGSHVLGDALAAERASGERVIARGEHWTAFVPPAARWPVQVQVVPHRQVPDIPALTDAERDDFASVYLEVLGRCDALYNRPLPYVAGWHQAPVGAGREDWWLHLELFSVLRSKDKLKYLAGSESGMAVWVNDTTPEQIAERLRAAH
- a CDS encoding DeoR/GlpR family DNA-binding transcription regulator: MLARQRQAVILEEARRTGAVRVSDLVGRLGVSDMTVRRDLDVLASRGLVEKVYGGATSVVGKSTDEPGFEAKSVRQRAQKEAIAALAAGLVKPGTAIGISAGTTTWTLARALDAVPGLTIVTNSIQVADVLRGSSQPDRTVVLTGGVRTPSDALVGPVAVNSLRSLHLDVVFLGVHGMADGPGFTTPNLTESETDRALVEAGRRLVVLADHTKWEIVGISTIADLDEADVVVSDDGLSERAIEILREKAGELIIANVPGDDE
- a CDS encoding HAMP domain-containing sensor histidine kinase, translated to MSLGFRVTMLAAVCVAGAVALASFGAYFTVRDNLYSQIDESLNSRASTVLNDPDVVRTGGAEIPSYIFKLADVQFDVIYPNGESALRDQVTGRPPIGQPERQVAARTGGPSIRTDGKTDSRVLAVPYEVTGGTPLALIIAQPLEGTKRTLNELSVVLLLIGGAGIIVAALAGTVVARGGLRPVERLTQATERVAKTGDLTPIPVSGDDELARLTHSFNTMLGTVADSQERQRQLVADAGHELRTPLTSLRTNLELLLAANRAGAPKLSDTDRADIEADIGGQLDELTQLIGDLVELARADEPRAQFERVELVEVVERALDRARRRAGEIEFDVDLRPWVLSGDSSALERAVLNLLDNAVKFSPSDGHVRLRLYPLGDGTAVVEVADSGPGIAEEDLPKVFDRFYRSSEARTLPGSGLGLAIVKQAAERHGGTVYAGQAPGGGALLTIRLPGVPG
- a CDS encoding response regulator transcription factor, which translates into the protein MRILVVDDDRAVRESLRRSLEFNGYQVELASDGAMALESIIANRPDAMVLDVMMPRLDGLEVARRLRSTGDDLPILVLTARDTVSDRVSGLDAGADDYLPKPFALEELLARLRALLRRASPDAQPGQQVETLSFADLTLDPGTREVRRGDREISLTRTEFALMELFLSYPKHVLTRGRILEEVWGYDFPTSGNALEVYVGYLRRKTEAGGEPRLIHTVRGVGYVLRETPP
- a CDS encoding trimeric intracellular cation channel family protein; the protein is MIGLVAFAGSGALAAVQARLDLFGVVVVGLTTALGGGIIRDVLLGITPPTTLRTWPYLAVSAATALLVFLFHPQVARLRRAVLLADAIGLGVFATAGTSIALHAGAPVYTACLIGMTTGIGGGAVRDLLLREIPLVLRKEIYAVAALAGCVLVGVGHLLRLPPGLVTTVAAVTTVAIRVLALWRRWNAPVAKGTPPSTFT
- a CDS encoding response regulator transcription factor; amino-acid sequence: MIKVMFADDEELVRSGLRAMLSGAPDIEIVGEASDGRSAVETARRFHPDVVLLDIKMRAADDGIRALRAIQAFPEPPTVAMLTTFDIDEYVSLALRLGANGFLLKDIDPAALLRAIRDLARGGAVLDPGVAARMVNAHRDEQRAAQPARKLLASLSEREREVVGLIGQGLSNAEIGGRLHLSEATVKGYVSAVLSKIGAANRVQAALLAYRGGLID